In a single window of the Amycolatopsis sp. cg5 genome:
- a CDS encoding PLP-dependent aminotransferase family protein, with protein sequence MNPLIPPGGRISAPRLAVMLGTWRQGGSRQGAADLAAAIEMQVLDGQLPLGTRLPAERELADALGSSRTLIGAALDRLREDGLVASRRGAGSWITSPRQQGVTPALPDSDTLIDLARAAPPAAAGIVPAVDAARVALIDHLGEHGYSDGLPVLRERIAERYTARGLPTSPSQIMITNGAHHGFVLALRMLAGPGDRILVEQPTYPNALDAIRSAHAIAVPVALDAGGAQGWDIAGIEAALRQAAPRFAYVIADFQNPTGLRLDSEGRERLAAALIRTRTPVVVDETLVELDLDGDPLDGPPPLAAFAGDLAISIGSASKSHWGGLRLGWIRASEDLLGRLVASRYSVDLGSPIFEQLILAELLTDPEPSLRKRREDVRALREALIGAVRWYCPDWTFTEPPGGLSLWCHLPEPVSTRLAVAAVNHGVQIAPASRFGVHGGLERWLRLPFAQPADVLFEAVRRLSAAAVSVGGSAKSGLDMPIT encoded by the coding sequence ATGAACCCGCTGATCCCGCCAGGTGGTCGTATATCGGCCCCCAGATTGGCCGTGATGCTCGGCACCTGGCGCCAAGGCGGCTCACGCCAAGGCGCCGCCGACCTCGCCGCCGCCATCGAGATGCAGGTACTCGACGGCCAGCTCCCGCTCGGCACCCGCCTGCCCGCCGAGCGCGAACTGGCCGACGCACTGGGCTCCAGCCGCACGCTCATCGGCGCCGCCCTCGACCGCCTGCGCGAAGACGGCCTGGTCGCCAGCCGCCGGGGCGCGGGTTCATGGATCACCTCACCTCGTCAGCAGGGCGTCACCCCGGCCCTGCCTGATTCAGACACGCTCATCGACCTCGCCCGCGCGGCCCCGCCCGCGGCGGCGGGCATCGTGCCCGCCGTCGACGCGGCCAGGGTGGCGTTGATCGACCACCTCGGCGAGCACGGCTACAGCGACGGCCTGCCCGTGCTCCGCGAGCGCATCGCCGAGCGCTACACCGCCCGCGGCCTGCCGACGTCACCGTCCCAGATCATGATCACCAACGGCGCCCACCACGGTTTCGTGCTCGCCCTGCGCATGCTGGCAGGCCCCGGCGACCGCATCCTCGTCGAGCAGCCCACCTACCCGAACGCACTCGACGCCATCCGTTCCGCGCACGCCATCGCCGTCCCCGTCGCACTCGACGCGGGCGGCGCGCAAGGCTGGGACATCGCGGGCATCGAAGCCGCCCTCCGCCAGGCCGCACCCCGCTTCGCCTACGTCATCGCCGACTTCCAGAACCCGACCGGCCTCCGCCTCGACTCCGAGGGCCGCGAACGCCTGGCCGCCGCGCTGATCAGGACCAGAACCCCGGTCGTGGTCGACGAGACCCTCGTCGAGCTCGACCTCGACGGCGACCCACTCGACGGCCCACCCCCGCTCGCCGCCTTCGCGGGCGACCTGGCCATCAGCATCGGCTCGGCCTCGAAGTCCCATTGGGGCGGCCTACGTCTCGGCTGGATCCGCGCGTCGGAAGACCTTCTCGGCCGACTGGTAGCCTCCCGTTATTCGGTCGACCTCGGGTCCCCGATCTTCGAGCAGCTCATCCTCGCCGAACTCCTCACCGACCCCGAGCCCTCCCTGCGCAAACGCCGCGAAGACGTCCGCGCCCTGCGCGAGGCCCTGATCGGCGCGGTCCGTTGGTACTGCCCGGATTGGACGTTCACCGAACCTCCGGGCGGCCTTTCCCTGTGGTGTCACCTGCCGGAGCCGGTGAGCACTCGCCTCGCGGTCGCCGCGGTCAACCACGGCGTCCAAATCGCGCCCGCGTCCCGCTTCGGTGTCCACGGTGGACTGGAACGCTGGCTTCGGCTGCCTTTCGCGCAACCGGCCGACGTTCTTTTCGAGGCCGTGCGCCGCTTGAGCGCGGCCGCGGTTTCCGTTGGCGGCTCAGCGAAATCCGGCTTGGACATGCCCATTACTTAG
- a CDS encoding integrase, with product MPETSSPLSATLATDPYAGHVLARLLDFFQSTTPWPRGLWEVGSVLALEEAAECGDWLRMKVLSQASVSWYLHDLERRLGPDRGLGDTKLRKELTGLLRSKLPPDGRDRRRLVQLLPAIRRGYLSRWASSVDSACPPSPERLARAVATYLLDSGHSPGRLNRWARELGTCSGTTLGDLLEAACGFAEQQDKTFEVLVPFLALPGYQGLASHLPEWLSPQRAACWFTERGIPDPPRHNGAFVYQFTVKDAPAAARAAGALVRRLDGRRSYARSGRKRLTPVGRVWIDGHQGSLPLGSVDRGVSVLSLVNEKSMYSIRQSDRLDEALELAAPLNTGSAATAAAGGWAAIESLLFHPGDQSDVEEGRAVVADRLAAIVACSWPRAELTTLSHRHKPTEPDELTDRLGECACQADRVKVIAEALLADIPLALNSPNEVAAAKRMREVLRDPHRQLGEVRTTLRGVFRRLYRQRNIVVHGGSTAAIALEPTLRTSAPLIGAGLDRLVHSQLIDGLAPLDLAARAENSLALVGDPLGPEPTSLLT from the coding sequence GTGCCGGAAACTTCATCTCCGTTGTCGGCGACCCTGGCCACCGACCCGTATGCGGGACATGTGCTGGCCAGATTGCTCGATTTCTTTCAGAGCACCACTCCGTGGCCACGCGGGCTTTGGGAAGTCGGCAGTGTGCTCGCGCTCGAAGAAGCAGCCGAGTGCGGTGATTGGCTTCGGATGAAGGTGCTTTCGCAGGCATCGGTGTCTTGGTACCTCCACGATCTGGAGCGGCGGCTTGGTCCCGACCGTGGACTCGGCGATACCAAGCTGCGTAAGGAACTCACTGGCCTGTTGCGGTCGAAGCTGCCGCCGGATGGGCGCGACCGGCGCCGTCTGGTCCAGCTGCTGCCCGCGATCAGACGGGGTTATCTGTCGAGATGGGCGTCGAGTGTCGATTCCGCTTGCCCGCCCTCACCAGAGCGCCTTGCCAGAGCTGTGGCGACTTATCTGCTCGACAGCGGGCACAGTCCGGGACGGCTCAACAGATGGGCCCGCGAACTGGGTACGTGTTCCGGCACGACCTTGGGCGATCTGCTGGAGGCAGCCTGTGGATTCGCCGAGCAGCAGGACAAGACCTTCGAGGTTCTCGTGCCGTTCCTCGCTTTGCCCGGTTATCAAGGCCTGGCCTCGCATTTGCCTGAATGGCTCTCGCCCCAACGCGCCGCATGCTGGTTCACCGAGCGCGGAATCCCTGATCCGCCAAGGCACAACGGTGCCTTCGTCTATCAGTTCACGGTCAAGGACGCACCGGCGGCGGCCAGGGCGGCAGGCGCACTGGTTCGTCGTTTGGACGGCAGGCGCTCGTACGCGCGCAGCGGCCGGAAGCGTCTGACACCGGTCGGTCGCGTTTGGATCGACGGACATCAGGGTTCGCTGCCACTCGGCTCGGTGGATCGCGGCGTCAGCGTGCTGTCGCTCGTCAACGAGAAGAGCATGTATTCCATCAGGCAAAGCGATCGGCTCGACGAAGCGTTGGAACTGGCGGCGCCGCTCAACACCGGCTCGGCGGCCACCGCGGCCGCAGGCGGGTGGGCCGCGATCGAATCACTGCTGTTCCATCCGGGAGACCAATCGGACGTCGAGGAAGGGCGAGCGGTCGTCGCCGATCGGCTGGCGGCCATCGTCGCCTGCTCGTGGCCACGAGCCGAACTCACCACGCTCTCGCATCGCCACAAACCCACTGAGCCGGACGAGCTCACGGATCGGCTCGGGGAGTGCGCCTGCCAAGCCGACCGGGTCAAGGTGATCGCCGAGGCGCTGCTCGCCGACATTCCCTTGGCACTGAATTCGCCGAATGAAGTGGCCGCGGCGAAGCGGATGCGCGAGGTGCTTCGTGATCCGCATCGGCAGCTCGGCGAGGTTCGCACCACCCTTCGTGGTGTCTTCCGGCGGCTGTACCGGCAGCGCAACATCGTCGTGCACGGCGGCAGCACCGCCGCGATCGCACTCGAACCCACGTTGCGGACGTCGGCGCCGCTGATCGGCGCCGGACTGGACCGGCTGGTGCATTCTCAGTTGATTGACGGCTTGGCGCCGCTGGATCTGGCCGCCCGCGCCGAAAACTCGCTCGCGCTCGTCGGAGATCCGCTCGGGCCCGAACCGACCAGCCTGCTCACGTGA
- a CDS encoding cadmium resistance transporter, whose protein sequence is MNLGLIAQAVGMFAVTNIDDIVLLALFFSGASRPWPVVVGQYLGFAGILALSIIGALGAGLLPPAVLPYLGLLPLLLGLRAGWKAWRDRDEPEASVSGPSLLTVAAVTFANGGDNIGVYVPVFATAGRAGLVVFSVVFLVLVGVWCALGRFFATRPAVARGLSRWGHVVLPVVLIAIGVLILVEGLT, encoded by the coding sequence GTGAACCTGGGGTTGATCGCGCAGGCCGTCGGCATGTTCGCGGTGACCAACATCGACGACATCGTCCTGCTGGCCCTCTTCTTCAGCGGCGCCTCCCGGCCTTGGCCCGTGGTCGTCGGCCAATACCTCGGTTTCGCCGGCATCCTCGCCCTGTCGATCATCGGCGCGCTCGGCGCGGGACTTCTGCCCCCGGCCGTGCTGCCGTATCTGGGCTTGTTGCCGCTGCTGCTCGGCTTGCGCGCGGGCTGGAAGGCCTGGCGTGACCGCGACGAACCTGAGGCGTCTGTCAGCGGGCCGTCTCTGCTCACGGTCGCCGCGGTGACCTTCGCGAACGGCGGGGACAACATCGGGGTCTACGTGCCGGTGTTCGCCACGGCCGGGCGCGCCGGGCTGGTGGTGTTTTCGGTCGTTTTCCTGGTGCTGGTGGGCGTTTGGTGCGCGCTCGGCCGGTTCTTCGCGACCCGGCCGGCGGTCGCGCGTGGGCTGTCGCGGTGGGGGCATGTCGTGCTGCCGGTGGTGTTGATCGCGATCGGCGTGCTGATCCTGGTCGAAGGACTCACGTGA
- a CDS encoding RNA polymerase sigma factor produces MLNRDLGRLVRLASAGDQTAWDALVRSLSVVVRNAAHASTLCDADVRDVCQDAWLSLVGKQCSLDHPERLPGWLATAARRCAHRRVMKRRSDVPLACRAEHAAASAEQLVLLTERDKMLWKAVASLPRRSRALMWLLAHYPELTQHEIAAELGIRPGSVGPLRRRCLDRLRHLLVTEGFD; encoded by the coding sequence ATGCTGAATCGAGATCTTGGCCGGTTGGTCCGTTTGGCGTCGGCTGGAGACCAAACGGCGTGGGACGCGTTGGTCCGAAGTCTCTCCGTAGTCGTTCGTAACGCCGCGCACGCGTCCACTTTGTGTGACGCCGACGTGCGGGATGTCTGTCAGGACGCGTGGCTGTCGCTCGTCGGTAAACAGTGTTCGCTCGACCATCCCGAGCGGCTGCCGGGATGGCTGGCGACGGCCGCCAGGCGGTGCGCCCACCGTCGGGTGATGAAGCGCCGGTCGGACGTCCCACTGGCGTGTCGGGCCGAGCACGCGGCCGCGTCCGCCGAGCAGCTGGTTCTGCTCACTGAGCGTGACAAAATGCTGTGGAAAGCCGTCGCCAGCCTGCCGCGCCGCTCGCGGGCACTGATGTGGCTGCTGGCCCACTATCCCGAGCTCACCCAGCATGAAATAGCCGCCGAGCTGGGAATACGTCCAGGCAGCGTCGGCCCGCTCCGACGCCGATGCCTGGATCGTCTCCGTCACCTCTTAGTCACGGAAGGTTTCGATTAG
- a CDS encoding pyridoxal phosphate-dependent aminotransferase: protein MREPALVPRLQPFTSTIFAEMTALAVQHDAVNLGQGFPDTDGPEKMLKAAQKALFGGANQYPPGPGRQELREAIAQHRAGRYGIEYDPNGEILVTAGATEAIAATLIALTETGDEVIVIEPYYDSYTAAVAMAGATRRVVSLAESADGRFALDLDAVRAAITPSTRAILVNSPHNPTGTVFTKQELEGLAKLCVEHDLIAITDEVYEHLTFDEAEHFPLAGFPGMRDRTVSISSAGKSFNCTGWKIGWLCSSPELVAAVKAAKQFITFVSGGPLQPAVAYALGEELDWVEILRGSLMAKRDRLSAGLAEAGFAVRKTEGTYFVCADVRPLGFTDAAELAYQLPERVGVAAVPVKVFTDHPDEWKHLLRFAFCKEDSVLDEAIERLHKLD from the coding sequence GTGCGCGAACCTGCTCTAGTACCCCGTCTCCAGCCGTTCACTTCGACGATCTTCGCGGAGATGACCGCGCTGGCCGTCCAGCACGACGCCGTCAACCTCGGCCAGGGCTTCCCGGACACCGACGGCCCGGAAAAGATGCTCAAGGCAGCCCAAAAGGCGCTGTTCGGCGGCGCGAACCAGTACCCGCCCGGCCCCGGCCGCCAGGAGCTGCGCGAGGCCATCGCCCAGCACCGCGCCGGCCGATACGGGATCGAGTACGACCCCAACGGCGAGATCCTCGTCACCGCGGGCGCCACCGAGGCGATCGCGGCGACGCTGATCGCGCTGACCGAGACCGGCGACGAGGTCATCGTCATCGAGCCGTACTACGACTCGTACACCGCCGCGGTCGCCATGGCGGGCGCGACGCGTCGCGTGGTCTCGCTCGCGGAGAGCGCCGACGGCCGCTTCGCGCTGGACCTCGACGCCGTCCGCGCGGCCATCACGCCGTCGACGCGCGCGATACTCGTCAACTCGCCGCACAACCCGACCGGCACCGTGTTCACGAAGCAGGAGCTGGAAGGTCTCGCGAAGCTCTGCGTCGAGCACGATCTGATCGCCATCACCGACGAGGTCTACGAGCACCTGACCTTCGACGAGGCCGAGCACTTCCCGCTCGCCGGGTTCCCCGGGATGCGCGACCGCACGGTCTCGATCTCCAGCGCCGGCAAGTCGTTCAACTGCACCGGCTGGAAGATCGGCTGGCTCTGCTCATCGCCGGAGCTGGTCGCGGCGGTCAAGGCGGCGAAGCAGTTCATCACCTTCGTTTCCGGCGGCCCGCTGCAGCCGGCCGTGGCGTACGCGCTCGGCGAGGAGCTGGACTGGGTCGAGATCCTGCGCGGCAGCCTGATGGCCAAGCGCGACCGGCTTTCCGCCGGGCTCGCCGAGGCCGGTTTCGCGGTGCGGAAGACCGAAGGCACGTACTTCGTCTGCGCGGACGTCCGGCCGCTCGGTTTCACCGACGCGGCGGAGCTGGCGTACCAGCTGCCCGAGCGCGTCGGGGTCGCGGCGGTCCCCGTAAAGGTGTTCACGGATCACCCGGACGAGTGGAAACACCTGTTGCGTTTCGCCTTCTGCAAAGAGGACTCGGTGCTCGACGAAGCGATCGAGCGGCTGCACAAACTCGACTAA
- a CDS encoding DUF445 domain-containing protein, whose protein sequence is MEQLTNGKAEPAQLTGGTTRLADPPGGSAAEEEKRRALRKMKLVALSFLVGASVIFLVTSWGLAQGWPNWVEYVRAAAEAGMVGALADWFAVTALFRHPLGIKIPHTAIIPHKKDVLGNSLGDFVGANFLSESVVRDKLRRIGISRRLGEWLAQPDNAERASHEIANAMRAAVKVLRDEDVQAILEQTIVRRVVGPPWGPPLGKVLAGIFEDGSHHKLVDLMCDRAYEWVRDNHSTMLRVVSDRAPTWSPKFVDEMLADKVYGEVLSFAWAVKTDVNHPMRLTLDKFLFEFAQDLQTDPDVMARAEQVKSQVIQHGEVQKLIGTAWASMKEMLLAAAEDPSSELRKRMREGLRSVGQRLIDDDAMRTKVDGWLEGAAAYLVTHYSREITTIITDTVERWDAEETSRKIELQVGRDLQFIRINGTVVGALAGLAIYSVAHLLF, encoded by the coding sequence GTGGAGCAACTGACCAACGGTAAGGCCGAGCCCGCGCAGCTCACGGGCGGCACCACGCGCTTGGCTGATCCTCCCGGCGGGAGTGCCGCCGAAGAGGAGAAACGGCGCGCGCTGCGCAAGATGAAACTCGTCGCGCTGTCGTTCCTCGTCGGCGCGTCGGTGATCTTCCTGGTGACCAGCTGGGGGCTTGCCCAAGGCTGGCCGAACTGGGTCGAGTACGTGCGCGCGGCCGCCGAAGCGGGCATGGTCGGCGCGCTGGCCGACTGGTTCGCCGTGACGGCGTTGTTCCGCCACCCGCTCGGCATCAAGATCCCGCACACCGCGATCATCCCGCACAAGAAAGACGTGCTGGGGAACAGTCTCGGCGACTTCGTCGGCGCGAACTTCCTGTCCGAGTCCGTGGTGCGCGACAAGCTGCGCCGGATCGGCATCTCGCGGCGGCTCGGCGAATGGCTCGCGCAGCCGGACAACGCCGAGCGCGCGTCGCACGAGATCGCGAACGCCATGCGCGCGGCCGTGAAGGTGCTGCGCGACGAGGACGTCCAGGCGATCTTGGAGCAGACGATCGTGCGCCGCGTCGTCGGGCCGCCGTGGGGCCCGCCGCTGGGCAAGGTGCTCGCCGGGATCTTCGAGGACGGTTCCCACCACAAGCTCGTCGACCTGATGTGCGACCGCGCCTACGAATGGGTCCGCGACAACCACTCGACGATGCTGCGGGTCGTCTCCGACCGCGCGCCGACGTGGTCGCCCAAGTTCGTCGACGAGATGCTCGCCGACAAGGTCTACGGCGAGGTCCTGTCGTTCGCCTGGGCGGTGAAGACCGACGTCAACCACCCGATGCGGCTCACGCTGGACAAGTTCCTCTTCGAGTTCGCGCAGGACCTGCAGACCGACCCGGACGTGATGGCGCGCGCCGAGCAGGTGAAGTCGCAGGTCATCCAGCACGGCGAGGTGCAGAAGCTGATCGGCACCGCGTGGGCGTCGATGAAGGAGATGCTGCTGGCCGCGGCCGAGGACCCGTCGAGCGAGCTGCGCAAACGCATGCGCGAGGGCCTGCGCTCGGTCGGGCAGCGGCTCATCGACGACGACGCCATGCGGACCAAGGTGGACGGCTGGCTGGAAGGCGCGGCGGCCTATCTGGTCACGCACTACTCGCGTGAGATCACGACGATCATCACCGACACCGTGGAGCGCTGGGACGCCGAAGAGACGTCGCGGAAGATCGAACTTCAGGTCGGCCGCGACCTCCAGTTCATCCGGATCAACGGCACGGTGGTCGGCGCGCTGGCCGGGTTGGCCATCTATTCGGTGGCCCACCTGCTGTTCTGA